One Mangifera indica cultivar Alphonso chromosome 4, CATAS_Mindica_2.1, whole genome shotgun sequence genomic region harbors:
- the LOC123214724 gene encoding homeobox protein knotted-1-like 6 isoform X1: MDEMCGFNSSGDYPDKAWLSPENQLIFPSDYSSLLFTGRIPTFGSDELLSAASVPSEAPPIRPEIQREEDMSTIVKAKIASHPCYPRLLEAYIDCQKVGAPPEVACLLDEIRRENDLSKRDIVPTCLGADPELDEFMETYCDMLVKYKSDLARPFDEATTFLNNVEKQLRNLCTSASVRSLSVMLAEEGGASSDEDYSAGETEAPDSQIREEDRDLKDKLLRKFGGHIGSLKLEFSKKKKKGKLPKEARQLLLEWWNHHYKWPYPTEGDKMALAESTGLDQKQINNWFINQRKRHWKPSENMQLAVMDNLSGPLFTDD; this comes from the exons atgGATGAAATGTGTGGGTTTAACTCAAGTGGTGATTACCCGGATAAGGCGTGGTTGTCACCGGAGAATCAACTGATATTTCCTTCTGATTACTCCTCTCTTCTTTTTACGGGTCGGATTCCCACCTTCGGATCCGATGAGTTATTATCTGCCGCCTCCGTACCCTCGGAAGCTCCTCCAATCAGACCTGAGATTCAGCGAGAAGAAGATATGTCTACTATTGTCAAAGCCAAAATCGCTTCTCACCCATGTTATCCAAGACTTCTTGAAGCTTATATAGATTGCCAGAAG GTCGGGGCACCTCCAGAGGTAGCATGTTTATTAGATGAAATTCGGCGAGAGAACGATCTTTCTAAGCGAGACATTGTGCCTACGTGCTTGGGAGCTGATCCTGAGCTTGATGAGTTCATG GAAACCTACTGTGACATGTTAGTGAAGTATAAATCTGATCTTGCAAGGCCGTTTGATGAAGCCACTACCTTTTTAAACAATGTTGAAAAGCAGCTTCGCAATCTCTGCACTAGTGCCTCCGTTAGAAGTCTTTCTG TGATGTTGGCAGAGGAGGGTGGTGCATCATCGGATGAAGATTACAGTGCTGGGGAGACCGAGGCACCAGACTCTCAAATTCGAGAGGAAGATAGAGATCTTAAAGATAAACTTCTACGTAAGTTTGGAGGTCACATTGGCTCATTGAAGTTAGAATtctcaaagaagaagaagaaagggaagCTCCCAAAAGAAGCTCGCCAACTACTACTTGAGTGGTGGAATCATCACTACAAATGGCCATACCCAACG GAAGGAGACAAGATGGCGTTGGCCGAATCAACGGGGTTAGACcagaaacaaataaacaattgGTTTATAAATCAAAGAAAGCGACACTGGAAACCGTCGGAGAATATGCAGTTGGCAGTAATGGATAACCTATCGGGACCATTATTTACAGACGATTGA
- the LOC123214724 gene encoding homeobox protein knotted-1-like 6 isoform X2, which translates to MDEMCGFNSSGDYPDKAWLSPENQLIFPSDYSSLLFTGRIPTFGSDELLSAASVPSEAPPIRPEIQREEDMSTIVKAKIASHPCYPRLLEAYIDCQKVGAPPEVACLLDEIRRENDLSKRDIVPTCLGADPELDEFMETYCDMLVKYKSDLARPFDEATTFLNNVEKQLRNLCTSASVRSLSEEGGASSDEDYSAGETEAPDSQIREEDRDLKDKLLRKFGGHIGSLKLEFSKKKKKGKLPKEARQLLLEWWNHHYKWPYPTEGDKMALAESTGLDQKQINNWFINQRKRHWKPSENMQLAVMDNLSGPLFTDD; encoded by the exons atgGATGAAATGTGTGGGTTTAACTCAAGTGGTGATTACCCGGATAAGGCGTGGTTGTCACCGGAGAATCAACTGATATTTCCTTCTGATTACTCCTCTCTTCTTTTTACGGGTCGGATTCCCACCTTCGGATCCGATGAGTTATTATCTGCCGCCTCCGTACCCTCGGAAGCTCCTCCAATCAGACCTGAGATTCAGCGAGAAGAAGATATGTCTACTATTGTCAAAGCCAAAATCGCTTCTCACCCATGTTATCCAAGACTTCTTGAAGCTTATATAGATTGCCAGAAG GTCGGGGCACCTCCAGAGGTAGCATGTTTATTAGATGAAATTCGGCGAGAGAACGATCTTTCTAAGCGAGACATTGTGCCTACGTGCTTGGGAGCTGATCCTGAGCTTGATGAGTTCATG GAAACCTACTGTGACATGTTAGTGAAGTATAAATCTGATCTTGCAAGGCCGTTTGATGAAGCCACTACCTTTTTAAACAATGTTGAAAAGCAGCTTCGCAATCTCTGCACTAGTGCCTCCGTTAGAAGTCTTTCTG AGGAGGGTGGTGCATCATCGGATGAAGATTACAGTGCTGGGGAGACCGAGGCACCAGACTCTCAAATTCGAGAGGAAGATAGAGATCTTAAAGATAAACTTCTACGTAAGTTTGGAGGTCACATTGGCTCATTGAAGTTAGAATtctcaaagaagaagaagaaagggaagCTCCCAAAAGAAGCTCGCCAACTACTACTTGAGTGGTGGAATCATCACTACAAATGGCCATACCCAACG GAAGGAGACAAGATGGCGTTGGCCGAATCAACGGGGTTAGACcagaaacaaataaacaattgGTTTATAAATCAAAGAAAGCGACACTGGAAACCGTCGGAGAATATGCAGTTGGCAGTAATGGATAACCTATCGGGACCATTATTTACAGACGATTGA